A genome region from Manihot esculenta cultivar AM560-2 chromosome 5, M.esculenta_v8, whole genome shotgun sequence includes the following:
- the LOC110616003 gene encoding CRS2-associated factor 1, mitochondrial — MLLLALLSCRKPPLLLTQIARHLSTASTSSKLHDHYSFKPPSTLSPQIPHTPNPTPRKKRKPLYRPPSLLDRTATKLTHSDLPFDFRYSYTESSPTVRSIGLREPKYSPFGPGRLDRVWTGICAPAVDPKVKSLDGIDNPNFEEKRSRMREEVQGEPLTNAERKILVENCQRNRTKKQINLGRDGLTHNMLNDIHNHWKHAEAVRIKCLGVPTVDMKNICSHLEDKTFGKIIHRHGGLLVLYRGRNYHPKKSPKIPLMMWKPHEPIYPRLIKTTIDGLSIEETKGMRKRGLTLPALTKLAKNGYYGSLVPMVRDAFLANELVRIDCRGLEKSDYRKIGCKLRDLVPCILVTFEKEQIVVWRGKDYKPAEDELLFTDREFFEDPESSLV, encoded by the exons ATGTTACTTCTCGCTCTCCTCTCTTGCCGGAAACCCCCACTTCTCCTAACGCAAATCGCTAGACACCTCTCTACCGCCTCTACATCTTCAAAACTCCATGACCACTACTCCTTTAAACCCCCATCCACTCTTTCTCCCCAAATCCCCCACACCCCTAATCCAACTCCCAGGAAAAAGCGAAAGCCCTTATATCGTCCACCTTCCTTGCTCGACCGGACGGCCACAAAGCTTACTCACTCCGATCTTCCCTTTGATTTCCGGTACAGTTATACGGAAAGCAGCCCTACTGTGAGGTCCATtgggcttagggagcctaagtACTCGCCATTTGGTCCAGGTCGTTTGGACCGAGTATGGACCGGAATTTGTGCCCCTGCAGTTGACCCGAAGGTGAAGTCGCTCGACGGGATAGACAATCCGAATTTTGAAGAGAAGAGGAGCAGGATGAGAGAGGAAGTTCAAGGAGAGCCGCTTACCAACGCTGAGAGGAAGATTCTGGTAGAAAATTGTCAAAGGAATAGAACCAAGAAGCAAATTAAcctcg GGAGAGATGGTCTAACGCACAACATGCTGAATGATATCCATAATCATTGGAAACACGCCGAAGCAGTCAGGATTAAATGTCTAGGTGTTCCCACTGTTGACATGAAAAATATATGTAGCCATCTTGAG GATAAAACCTTTGGGAAGATAATCCACAGACATGGTGGTCTACTGGTATTATATAGAGGCAGGAACTATCATCCCAAGAAAAGCCCTAAAATTCCATTGATGATGTGGAAACCTCATGAACCCATATATCCCAGGCTAATCAAAACTACTATTGATGGCCTGAGCATCGAGGAAACAAAAGGAATGAGAAAGAGAGGACTAACTCTTCCTGCTTTAACAAAACTTG CAAAAAATGGCTATTATGGTAGTCTGGTACCCATGGTCAGAGATGCTTTTCTTGCCAATGAGCTGGTTCGGATAGACTGCCGGGGCCTTGAGAAGAGTGATTACAGGAAAATAGGCTGCAAACTAAGG gACTTGGTTCCATGTATTCTTGTGACATTTGAGAAGGAGCAAATTGTAGTGTGGCGAGGGAAGGACTATAAGCCTGCAGAAGATGAACTATTGTTTACTGATAGGGAATTCTTTGAAGATCCTGAGAGCAGTCTGGTTTAG
- the LOC110615757 gene encoding lysophospholipid acyltransferase LPEAT2 isoform X1: protein MADLDLSSPLLPPQSSHRPHVVLNVLDNDFSQQSASTLSHNHHHHNSNNNNHASHLNHNSRNPFEFLGSDGLTVPAPSTIDPFRNNTPNIEGAYESLKILVCLPIAVVRLVLFGVCLLVGFIATKLALQGWNDKHNPMPRWRSRLMWITRICARFILFTFGYQWIKRKGKPAPREIAPIVVSNHVSYIDPIFYFYELFPTIVAAESHDSIPFVGTIIRAMQVIYVNRFSQSSRKQAVNEIKRKASCDRFPRVLLFPEGTTTSGKVIISFQLGAFIPGYAIQPVIIRYPHVHFDQSWGHISLAKLMFRMFTQFHNFMEIEYLPIVQPLDNCKENPAQFAKRTSYAIATALNVVQTFHSYGDLMLLMKASQSKQEKPSNYMVEMACVESSFHVSSSDAVAFLDKFLLMNPDPSGRVKIQDFLRVMRLRSCTLSEEIFGFIDVEKNGSITFKQFLYGSAHVMRQPLFRRTCELAFTNCSAGGGGQISKEQLGDVIRLSIPDLDDNELQVDEVFKLFVSEGDGRVSKDNFMCCLKKNPLLIALFSPCLVNAETGDRMLEEIV, encoded by the exons ATGGCGGACCTTGATCTCTCCTCCCCGCTCCTCCCTCCTCAATCCTCCCATCGCCCCCATGTTGTCCTTAACGTCCTCGATAACGACTTCAGTCAACAATCCGCCTCCACCCTATCTCATAATCACCACCACCACAACAGCAATAACAACAATCACGCTTCACACCTAAACCACAATTCTCGCAACCCGTTCGAGTTTCTCGGGTCGGATGGGCTGACAGTGCCCGCACCATCTACAATTGATCCATTCCGGAATAATACGCCCAATATTGAAGGAGCTTATGAGTCGCTAAAGATCTTGGTTTGCTTACCGATTGCTGTGGTGCGGTTGGTGCTTTTTGGGGTTTGTTTGTTGGTCGGATTTATTGCTACAAAATTGGCTCTCCAGGGATGGAACGATAAGCATAATCCTATGCCCAGATGGCGCTCTAGGCTAATGTGGATCACTAGGATTTGTGCCCGCTTTATTCTCTTCACTTTCGG CTACCAGTggataaaaagaaaaggaaagcctGCTCCTAGAGAAATTGCTCCAATTGTTGTATCAAATCATGTATCCTACATCGACCCTATCTTCTACTTCTATGAATTATTTCCTACAATTGTTGCAGCCGAGTCGCATGATTCTATACCATTTGTTGGAACTATTATCAGAGCAATGCAG GTAATATATGTCAATAGGTTCTCACAGTCATCAAGGAAACAAGCAGTTAATGAAATAAAG AGAAAGGCTTCGTGTGATAGATTTCCTCGAGTGCTATTGTTTCCAGAGGGAACAACAACTAGTGGCAAGGTCATTATATCTTTCCAACTTGGTGCATTCATTCCTGGTTATGCAATCCAACCAGTGATTATACGCTATCCTCATGTTCACTTTGACCAATCCTG GGGGCATATTTCATTGGCAAAGCTCATGTTTAGGATGTTTACGCAATTTCACAATTTCATGGAG ATAGAGTATCTACCCATAGTTCAGCCCCTTGATAATTGTAAAGAAAATCCTGCTCAATTTGCTAAGAGG ACTAGCTATGCCATTGCGACTGCTCTTAATGTTGTACAAACATTTCATTCCTATGGGGACTTGATGCTTCTTATGAAAGCATCCCAGTCAAAGCAG GAGAAGCCCTCAAATTACATGGTTGAAATGGCTTGTGTTGAATCA TCTTTTCATGTAAGTAGCTCGGATGCCGTGGCCTTTCTGGACAAGTTTCTCTTAATGAATCCAGACCCCAg TGGTCGTGTTAAAATCCAGGACTTTTTGAGGGTTATGAGACTAAGGAGTTGTACTCTTTCAGAAGAG ATATTTGGATTCATTGATGTGGAAAAGAATGGATCAATCACATTCAAGCAG TTCTTATATGGATCAGCGCATGTCATGCGGCAGCCATTATTCAGGCGAACCTGTGAACTAGCCTTTACCAATTGCagtgctggaggaggaggtcaaatttcaaaagaacaA TTGGGAGATGTAATTAGACTGTCAATCCCAGACTTGGATGACAATGAG TTGCAGGTGGACGAGGTCTTCAAATTATTTGTTAGTGAGGGTGATGGGAGAGTGAGCAAGGACAATTTCATGTGTTGCTTGAAAAAGAATCCACTGCTGATAGCACTTTTCTCACCTTGTTTAGTGAACGCAGAAACAGGTGATAGGATGTTGGAGGAGATTGTTTGA
- the LOC110615757 gene encoding lysophospholipid acyltransferase LPEAT2 isoform X2: MADLDLSSPLLPPQSSHRPHVVLNVLDNDFSQQSASTLSHNHHHHNSNNNNHASHLNHNSRNPFEFLGSDGLTVPAPSTIDPFRNNTPNIEGAYESLKILVCLPIAVVRLVLFGVCLLVGFIATKLALQGWNDKHNPMPRWRSRLMWITRICARFILFTFGYQWIKRKGKPAPREIAPIVVSNHVSYIDPIFYFYELFPTIVAAESHDSIPFVGTIIRAMQVIYVNRFSQSSRKQAVNEIKRKASCDRFPRVLLFPEGTTTSGKVIISFQLGAFIPGYAIQPVIIRYPHVHFDQSWGHISLAKLMFRMFTQFHNFMEIEYLPIVQPLDNCKENPAQFAKRTSYAIATALNVVQTFHSYGDLMLLMKASQSKQEKPSNYMVEMACVESSFHVSSSDAVAFLDKFLLMNPDPSGRVKIQDFLRVMRLRSCTLSEEIFGFIDVEKNGSITFKQFLYGSAHVMRQPLFRRTCELAFTNCSAGGGGQISKEQLGDVIRLSIPDLDDNEVDEVFKLFVSEGDGRVSKDNFMCCLKKNPLLIALFSPCLVNAETGDRMLEEIV; the protein is encoded by the exons ATGGCGGACCTTGATCTCTCCTCCCCGCTCCTCCCTCCTCAATCCTCCCATCGCCCCCATGTTGTCCTTAACGTCCTCGATAACGACTTCAGTCAACAATCCGCCTCCACCCTATCTCATAATCACCACCACCACAACAGCAATAACAACAATCACGCTTCACACCTAAACCACAATTCTCGCAACCCGTTCGAGTTTCTCGGGTCGGATGGGCTGACAGTGCCCGCACCATCTACAATTGATCCATTCCGGAATAATACGCCCAATATTGAAGGAGCTTATGAGTCGCTAAAGATCTTGGTTTGCTTACCGATTGCTGTGGTGCGGTTGGTGCTTTTTGGGGTTTGTTTGTTGGTCGGATTTATTGCTACAAAATTGGCTCTCCAGGGATGGAACGATAAGCATAATCCTATGCCCAGATGGCGCTCTAGGCTAATGTGGATCACTAGGATTTGTGCCCGCTTTATTCTCTTCACTTTCGG CTACCAGTggataaaaagaaaaggaaagcctGCTCCTAGAGAAATTGCTCCAATTGTTGTATCAAATCATGTATCCTACATCGACCCTATCTTCTACTTCTATGAATTATTTCCTACAATTGTTGCAGCCGAGTCGCATGATTCTATACCATTTGTTGGAACTATTATCAGAGCAATGCAG GTAATATATGTCAATAGGTTCTCACAGTCATCAAGGAAACAAGCAGTTAATGAAATAAAG AGAAAGGCTTCGTGTGATAGATTTCCTCGAGTGCTATTGTTTCCAGAGGGAACAACAACTAGTGGCAAGGTCATTATATCTTTCCAACTTGGTGCATTCATTCCTGGTTATGCAATCCAACCAGTGATTATACGCTATCCTCATGTTCACTTTGACCAATCCTG GGGGCATATTTCATTGGCAAAGCTCATGTTTAGGATGTTTACGCAATTTCACAATTTCATGGAG ATAGAGTATCTACCCATAGTTCAGCCCCTTGATAATTGTAAAGAAAATCCTGCTCAATTTGCTAAGAGG ACTAGCTATGCCATTGCGACTGCTCTTAATGTTGTACAAACATTTCATTCCTATGGGGACTTGATGCTTCTTATGAAAGCATCCCAGTCAAAGCAG GAGAAGCCCTCAAATTACATGGTTGAAATGGCTTGTGTTGAATCA TCTTTTCATGTAAGTAGCTCGGATGCCGTGGCCTTTCTGGACAAGTTTCTCTTAATGAATCCAGACCCCAg TGGTCGTGTTAAAATCCAGGACTTTTTGAGGGTTATGAGACTAAGGAGTTGTACTCTTTCAGAAGAG ATATTTGGATTCATTGATGTGGAAAAGAATGGATCAATCACATTCAAGCAG TTCTTATATGGATCAGCGCATGTCATGCGGCAGCCATTATTCAGGCGAACCTGTGAACTAGCCTTTACCAATTGCagtgctggaggaggaggtcaaatttcaaaagaacaA TTGGGAGATGTAATTAGACTGTCAATCCCAGACTTGGATGACAATGAG GTGGACGAGGTCTTCAAATTATTTGTTAGTGAGGGTGATGGGAGAGTGAGCAAGGACAATTTCATGTGTTGCTTGAAAAAGAATCCACTGCTGATAGCACTTTTCTCACCTTGTTTAGTGAACGCAGAAACAGGTGATAGGATGTTGGAGGAGATTGTTTGA
- the LOC110614643 gene encoding MADS-box protein SOC1 isoform X1 yields the protein MVRGKTQMRRIENATSRQVTFSKRRNGLLKKAFELSVLCDAEVALIIFSPRGKLYEFANSSMQETIERYRRHVKDTKINKQTSEEDMLLLKTEATNMVKKIELLEIAKRKLLGEGLGACTIEELQQIEQQLERSVSNIRARKVPQKHHSMCFCLKSSGNLHGLRCIFFSHVQNQVFKEQIERLKEKEKQLEDENAKLSEKCGAHKWQGLKMVEESRACEERSPVSDVETELFIGPPETRTQRLLQ from the exons ATGGTGAGaggaaagactcaaatgaggcgtATAGAGAACGCCACAAGCAGGCAAGTCACCTTCTCCAAGCGGCGAAATGGGTTGCTGAAAAAGGCCTTTGAGCTTTCTGTTCTTTGCGATGCAGAGGTTGCCCTTATCATCTTTTCTCCAAGAGGGAAGCTCTATGAATTTGCAAACTCCAG CATGCAGGAGACAATTGAACGTTATCGTAGACATGTGAAAGACACCAAAATCAACAAGCAAACATCTGAAGAAGACATGCTG CTACTGAAGACGGAAGCAACGAACATGGTGAAGAAGATAGAGCTCCTTGAAATTGCAAAAAG GAAACTACTGGGAGAAGGTTTGGGTGCCTGCACAATTGAAGAACTACAGCAGATAGAACAACAGCTGGAGAGGAGCGTAAGCAACATCAGAGCTAGAAAGGTTCCTCAAAAACACCATTCCATGTGTTTTTGCTTAAAATCTTCAGGGAACTTGCATGGTCTAAgatgcatttttttttctcatgttCAGAATCAGGTTTTTAAAGAACAGATTGAGCGACTAAAAGAAAAG GAGAAACAATTGGAAGATGAAAATGCAAAGTTGTCTGAAAAG TGCGGTGCCCATAAATGGCAAGGCCTGAAAATGGTGGAAGAAAGTAGAGCCTGTGAAGAACGTAGCCCAGTTTCAGATGTGGAAACTGAACTTTTCATTGGACCGCCAGAAACCAGAACCCAGCGCCTTCTCCAATGA
- the LOC110614643 gene encoding MADS-box protein SOC1 isoform X2: protein MVRGKTQMRRIENATSRQVTFSKRRNGLLKKAFELSVLCDAEVALIIFSPRGKLYEFANSSMQETIERYRRHVKDTKINKQTSEEDMLLLKTEATNMVKKIELLEIAKRKLLGEGLGACTIEELQQIEQQLERSVSNIRARKNQVFKEQIERLKEKEKQLEDENAKLSEKCGAHKWQGLKMVEESRACEERSPVSDVETELFIGPPETRTQRLLQ from the exons ATGGTGAGaggaaagactcaaatgaggcgtATAGAGAACGCCACAAGCAGGCAAGTCACCTTCTCCAAGCGGCGAAATGGGTTGCTGAAAAAGGCCTTTGAGCTTTCTGTTCTTTGCGATGCAGAGGTTGCCCTTATCATCTTTTCTCCAAGAGGGAAGCTCTATGAATTTGCAAACTCCAG CATGCAGGAGACAATTGAACGTTATCGTAGACATGTGAAAGACACCAAAATCAACAAGCAAACATCTGAAGAAGACATGCTG CTACTGAAGACGGAAGCAACGAACATGGTGAAGAAGATAGAGCTCCTTGAAATTGCAAAAAG GAAACTACTGGGAGAAGGTTTGGGTGCCTGCACAATTGAAGAACTACAGCAGATAGAACAACAGCTGGAGAGGAGCGTAAGCAACATCAGAGCTAGAAAG AATCAGGTTTTTAAAGAACAGATTGAGCGACTAAAAGAAAAG GAGAAACAATTGGAAGATGAAAATGCAAAGTTGTCTGAAAAG TGCGGTGCCCATAAATGGCAAGGCCTGAAAATGGTGGAAGAAAGTAGAGCCTGTGAAGAACGTAGCCCAGTTTCAGATGTGGAAACTGAACTTTTCATTGGACCGCCAGAAACCAGAACCCAGCGCCTTCTCCAATGA
- the LOC110616349 gene encoding agamous-like MADS-box protein MADS3 → MGRGRLELKRIENKINRQVTFSKRRNGLLKKAYELSVLCDAEVALIVFSSRGKVYEFGSAGTTKTLERYQRCCFTPQGNSIERETQGWYQELTKLKAKYESLQRTQRHLLGEDLGPLSLKELQNLEKQLEGALALARQRKTQILIEQMEDLRKKERHLGNLNKQLKLKLDAEVQSLALQDLWNSGAADGHSNFALHAPQSNHLDCEPGPVLQIGYHHFVEAEGSSVPRSMVSETNFERGWVL, encoded by the exons ATGGGGAGAGGAAGACTCGAGCTGAAGAGAATAGAGAACAAAATCAACCGTCAGGTCACCTTCTCCAAAAGAAGGAATGGATTGTTGAAGAAAGCTTATGAGCTCTCTGTGCTTTGTGATGCTGAAGTTGCCCTTATCGTTTTCTCTAGTCGGGGCAAGGTCTATGAATTTGGCAGTGCTGG TACAACCAAAACCCTTGAGCGGTATCAACGCTGCTGCTTCACTCCCCAAGGTAACAGCATTGAACGCGAAACACAG GGTTGGTATCAAGAGTTAACAAAGTTAAAGGCAAAATATGAATCTCTTCAACGTACTCAAAG GCATTTGCTTGGGGAAGATCTCGGGCCGCTGAGTTTGAAGGAACTGCAAAATCTTGAAAAGCAGCTTGAAGGAGCTCTTGCACTAGCTAGGCAAAGAAAG ACACAGATTTTAATAGAGCAAATGGAAGATCTCCGCAAAAAG GAGCGTCACCTTGGGAACTTAAACAAGCAACTTAAATTGAAG CTGGACGCAGAAGTACAAAGTCTAGCCCTCCAAGACCTATGGAACTCTGGTGCAGCAGATGGACATAGCAACTTTGCTTTGCATGCTCCTCAATCCAACCACCTGGACTGCGAGCCTGGACCCGTCCTACAAATAGG GTACCATCACTTTGTTGAAGCTGAAGGATCTTCTGTTCCAAGAAGCATGGTGAGTGAGACTAACTTCGAGCGGGGATGGGTCCTTTGA